One genomic segment of Micromonospora sp. WMMC415 includes these proteins:
- a CDS encoding transposase has protein sequence MQQGRQPEPTAGIIDSQTVKGADTVGRGSRGYDAGKKINGRKRFVITDTLGLLVTVTVLAASWQDRDGAKTALLSAYMTTPIRHVFADQGFTGRLVDWTRDTLRTTLEIVRKPADQRGFAVQPRRWVVERVRREALIDRVEVRDRHRRPVAAGW, from the coding sequence GTGCAGCAGGGCCGGCAGCCGGAACCGACGGCGGGCATTATCGACTCGCAGACGGTGAAGGGCGCCGACACCGTCGGCCGGGGCAGTCGAGGCTATGACGCGGGCAAGAAGATCAATGGCCGCAAGCGGTTCGTCATCACCGACACCCTGGGTCTGCTGGTCACCGTGACGGTACTCGCTGCGAGCTGGCAGGACCGCGACGGTGCCAAGACCGCCCTGCTCAGCGCCTACATGACCACCCCAATTCGGCATGTCTTCGCCGACCAAGGCTTCACCGGCCGCTTGGTCGACTGGACCCGCGACACCCTGCGCACCACGCTCGAGATCGTCCGCAAACCCGCCGACCAGCGCGGCTTCGCGGTCCAACCCCGCCGCTGGGTCGTGGAACGCGTGCGCCGTGAGGCGCTGATTGATCGAGTGGAGGTGAGAGACCGCCACCGCCGCCCTGTCGCAGCAGGGTGGTGA
- a CDS encoding transposase, producing the protein MSARRGYPSDLTGAQWALIEPLLPEPNTDGRREKHPRRETVNAILYVVRSGCPWRYLPADLPPWQTVYWYSPAGKKLGDGETAGHAAGPRRGCSRAGSRNRRRALSTRRR; encoded by the coding sequence GTGTCTGCTCGCCGTGGCTACCCCTCTGACCTGACGGGAGCCCAGTGGGCGCTGATCGAGCCGCTGTTGCCAGAGCCGAACACGGACGGCCGCCGGGAGAAGCACCCACGGCGGGAGACCGTCAACGCGATCTTGTACGTGGTGCGGTCCGGATGTCCGTGGCGCTACCTGCCCGCTGACTTGCCACCATGGCAGACGGTCTACTGGTACTCACCCGCTGGGAAGAAGCTGGGTGACGGAGAAACTGCTGGCCACGCTGCGGGTCCAAGGCGCGGGTGCAGCAGGGCCGGCAGCCGGAACCGACGGCGGGCATTATCGACTCGCAGACGGTGA